The following coding sequences are from one Collimonas arenae window:
- the mmsB gene encoding 3-hydroxyisobutyrate dehydrogenase, whose amino-acid sequence MSSDIVFIGLGHMGLPMALNLVKAGCQVSGHDLVAASVEQFAAGGGSTGQDLAAALGAAKVIITMLPASRHVEGAYLGASGILAQAAPGALLIDCSTIAPDAARKVAAAAREKGFTMLDAPVSGGTAGAAAGTLTFMVGGSDEGFALAKPYLEKMGKAIFHAGGNGSGQTVKVCNNMLLGILMIGTSEAIRLGMANGMDPKVLSEIMVKSSGRNWALEVYNPCPGVMENAPASKGYSGGFGVDLMLKDLGLAVENSLSTGSSVPLGALARNLYDIHSKSGAGGLDFSSIFKMLAKAE is encoded by the coding sequence ATGAGTAGCGACATCGTTTTTATCGGCCTCGGCCACATGGGTTTGCCGATGGCGCTGAACCTGGTCAAGGCTGGCTGTCAAGTCAGCGGCCATGACCTGGTGGCGGCCAGCGTTGAACAGTTCGCGGCCGGTGGTGGCAGCACCGGCCAGGATCTGGCGGCTGCGCTAGGGGCGGCCAAGGTCATCATCACGATGCTGCCGGCCAGCCGCCATGTTGAAGGCGCTTATCTGGGCGCCAGCGGCATCCTGGCGCAGGCAGCGCCGGGCGCCTTGCTGATCGACTGCTCGACCATCGCTCCCGATGCTGCCCGCAAGGTGGCCGCGGCAGCGCGTGAGAAAGGTTTCACGATGCTTGATGCGCCAGTGTCGGGCGGCACCGCCGGCGCTGCAGCCGGTACGCTGACTTTCATGGTGGGCGGATCGGATGAAGGTTTTGCTCTGGCCAAGCCTTACCTGGAAAAGATGGGCAAGGCGATCTTCCATGCCGGCGGCAATGGCAGCGGCCAGACTGTCAAGGTGTGCAACAACATGCTGTTGGGGATTTTGATGATCGGCACCTCCGAAGCGATCCGGCTGGGCATGGCGAACGGCATGGATCCGAAGGTGCTGTCGGAAATCATGGTCAAGAGTTCCGGCCGTAACTGGGCGTTGGAAGTGTATAACCCTTGCCCCGGTGTGATGGAAAATGCGCCGGCGTCGAAGGGCTACAGCGGCGGTTTCGGCGTCGATCTGATGTTGAAGGATCTGGGGCTGGCGGTGGAAAATTCTCTGTCGACCGGCAGCAGCGTTCCGCTCGGAGCGCTGGCGCGCAATCTGTACGACATTCACAGCAAGAGTGGCGCCGGCGGACTGGATTTCTCCAGCATTTTCAAGATGCTGGCCAAGGCCGAGTGA
- a CDS encoding MFS transporter, whose protein sequence is MSSQPRTLEAGSLPIKKSHNPWKEICAASIGNALEFYDLLIYGYFAVVIGKLFFPAADETTSLLLSVGTFGISFIMRPLGAIILGSYADRAGRKASLTVSIFVMMLGTAMIAFAPTYAQIGLASPLIVIVARMLQGFSTGGEFGAATAFMVEHADAKRRGFFASWQLSTQGLATVLAAGVSALLSYALTENQLDDWGWRLAFGVGLLIGPVGLYIRSQIDETPEFKKIAKAKPEKSPLKVVLVRDRINLLLGIGVVSGATAFNYVHKLYMPTYALKQLHIPATSSFLSAMVTGVVLMISAPVFGALSDRYGRFRVLSIAMLTIACTSYPLFLLLLTWPTVGTLMLVQSLVGLLIAACLGPIPAMLSDIFPTSTRGTGLALSYNFSVTLFGGFAPLIVTWMIAFTESKLAPSFYVMATALISIVAVLALGRRMARRGPV, encoded by the coding sequence ATGTCATCACAACCACGAACACTGGAAGCCGGCAGCTTGCCGATCAAAAAATCGCATAATCCCTGGAAGGAAATCTGTGCGGCCAGTATCGGCAATGCACTCGAATTCTATGATTTGCTGATCTACGGCTATTTCGCGGTGGTGATCGGCAAGCTGTTCTTTCCAGCCGCCGACGAAACCACTTCCTTGCTGCTCAGCGTCGGTACATTCGGGATTTCCTTCATCATGCGTCCGCTTGGCGCCATTATCCTGGGCTCGTATGCGGATCGGGCCGGACGCAAGGCATCGCTGACGGTGTCGATCTTCGTCATGATGCTGGGCACAGCGATGATCGCCTTTGCGCCGACTTATGCGCAAATCGGCCTTGCTTCGCCGTTGATCGTGATCGTGGCGCGCATGCTGCAAGGTTTCTCAACAGGTGGTGAATTCGGCGCAGCAACCGCATTCATGGTCGAACACGCCGATGCCAAGCGGCGCGGCTTCTTCGCCAGCTGGCAATTGTCGACACAAGGCCTGGCAACCGTACTGGCGGCCGGCGTCAGTGCACTTCTCAGCTATGCGCTGACAGAAAATCAATTGGACGATTGGGGCTGGCGACTGGCATTTGGCGTCGGCTTGCTGATCGGACCGGTAGGCCTGTACATACGCAGCCAAATCGACGAAACGCCGGAATTCAAGAAGATTGCCAAAGCCAAACCGGAAAAGTCGCCGTTGAAAGTTGTGCTGGTACGCGATCGCATCAATCTGCTGCTGGGCATAGGCGTGGTTTCTGGCGCCACCGCGTTCAACTACGTGCACAAACTGTACATGCCGACCTACGCATTAAAACAATTGCATATTCCAGCAACCTCTTCATTTCTCAGTGCCATGGTGACCGGCGTGGTCTTGATGATCAGTGCGCCGGTGTTTGGCGCGCTCTCTGATCGCTACGGACGTTTTCGCGTGCTGTCGATTGCCATGCTGACGATAGCGTGCACCTCCTATCCACTGTTCCTGCTGCTGCTGACCTGGCCAACAGTCGGCACTTTGATGCTGGTCCAGAGCCTGGTGGGTTTATTGATCGCGGCTTGCCTGGGTCCCATCCCGGCGATGCTGTCGGACATCTTCCCGACCAGCACCCGCGGCACCGGACTTGCCCTCAGCTATAACTTCTCAGTCACGCTATTTGGCGGCTTTGCACCGCTGATCGTCACCTGGATGATTGCCTTCACCGAGAGCAAACTGGCGCCAAGTTTCTATGTCATGGCCACGGCCTTGATCAGCATTGTCGCGGTGCTCGCGCTAGGTCGCCGCATGGCGCGACGTGGGCCGGTCTGA
- a CDS encoding CoA-acylating methylmalonate-semialdehyde dehydrogenase yields the protein MSVTNIPNVPLYIGGKAVQSTSTEWRDVLNPATQEVVARVPFATKAEVDLAVANAKETFRTWRNTSLAQRMRIMLKFQQLLRENIAPLAELITREHGKTLPDAEGEVMRGLEVVEHACSITSLQLGELAENAATGVDVYTINQPLGVGAGITAFNFPVMLPCFMFPVAVACGNTFILKPSEQDPSSSLFLVELAQQAGLPPGVLNVVHGGPEVANMLCDHPDIKAISFIGSTHVGTHIYRRAGESGKRAQCMMGAKNHCIVLPDANKDQAINNLLGAAFGAAGQRCMANSMVLLVGKARSWLPEIVERSRGLKIGPGSDRKADLGPMVSKAAKARTERLIGSGVEQGAQLLLDGRNCQVDGYPDGNFVGPTIFSGVTAEMDIYTQEIFGPAMCVVELETLDEAIAFINANPNGNGTSIFTSSGWSARKFQNEIDVGQVGINVPIPVPVAYFSFTGSRASKLGDLGPNGKQAVQFWTQTKTVTARWFAPDDDGGVINTTISMK from the coding sequence ATGTCAGTTACCAATATCCCAAATGTTCCGCTGTATATCGGCGGCAAAGCGGTCCAGTCGACCAGCACCGAATGGCGCGATGTCCTGAATCCGGCAACCCAGGAGGTGGTGGCGCGTGTGCCGTTCGCCACCAAGGCGGAAGTCGACCTTGCGGTAGCCAACGCCAAGGAAACTTTCCGCACCTGGCGTAATACTTCGCTGGCGCAACGCATGCGCATCATGCTCAAGTTCCAGCAACTTCTGCGTGAGAACATTGCGCCGCTGGCCGAACTGATTACACGCGAACACGGCAAGACCCTGCCGGATGCTGAAGGTGAAGTGATGCGCGGCCTGGAAGTGGTTGAGCATGCCTGCTCGATCACCTCGCTGCAACTGGGCGAACTGGCCGAAAATGCCGCTACCGGAGTCGACGTCTACACTATCAACCAGCCGCTCGGTGTGGGCGCCGGCATTACTGCGTTCAACTTCCCGGTGATGCTGCCTTGCTTCATGTTCCCGGTTGCGGTCGCTTGCGGCAATACCTTCATCCTCAAGCCGTCCGAGCAGGATCCGTCATCCTCGCTGTTCCTGGTTGAACTGGCGCAGCAGGCCGGTTTGCCGCCAGGCGTGCTGAACGTGGTGCATGGCGGCCCGGAAGTCGCCAACATGCTGTGCGATCATCCTGATATCAAGGCGATTTCGTTCATCGGCTCGACCCATGTCGGCACGCATATCTATCGCCGCGCTGGCGAATCGGGTAAGCGCGCGCAGTGCATGATGGGCGCGAAGAACCATTGCATCGTGCTGCCGGACGCCAACAAGGACCAGGCCATCAACAATTTGCTGGGTGCGGCCTTCGGCGCTGCCGGTCAGCGTTGCATGGCGAATTCGATGGTGCTGCTGGTTGGCAAGGCACGCTCCTGGCTGCCGGAAATCGTCGAGCGTTCGCGCGGCCTGAAAATCGGTCCTGGCAGCGATCGCAAAGCCGACCTCGGACCGATGGTGTCGAAAGCCGCCAAGGCGCGTACCGAGCGTCTGATCGGATCGGGTGTGGAGCAGGGCGCGCAATTGCTGCTGGATGGCCGCAATTGCCAGGTCGATGGTTATCCAGATGGGAATTTTGTCGGGCCGACGATTTTCTCTGGCGTGACTGCCGAGATGGATATTTATACACAAGAGATTTTCGGGCCGGCGATGTGCGTGGTCGAGCTGGAAACGCTGGATGAGGCAATCGCCTTTATCAACGCCAATCCGAACGGCAACGGCACTTCCATTTTCACTTCGTCGGGCTGGTCTGCACGCAAGTTCCAGAACGAAATCGATGTCGGCCAAGTCGGCATCAACGTGCCGATTCCGGTGCCGGTGGCGTACTTTAGCTTCACCGGCTCGCGTGCCTCGAAACTGGGTGACCTCGGCCCGAACGGCAAGCAGGCTGTGCAGTTCTGGACTCAGACCAAGACCGTGACCGCACGCTGGTTTGCACCGGATGACGACGGCGGCGTGATCAACACGACGATTTCGATGAAGTGA
- a CDS encoding ABC transporter substrate-binding protein, with translation MGLLGSGQALAQDSDVYKVGILTDMSGPYSAMGGPGSVVAAKMAIEDCMKAECKGMKIELLTADHQNKADIGASKAREWIDRDKVDAIADLTNSSVALAVQRLIRDKGGIAMYSGPATTVLTNAECAPNGFHWMFDTYSQAAGAAAALTKMGQKSWYFVTVDYAFGQSLEKDAGDMVKSLGGTVVGSVRHPLNASDFSSFLLQAQSSKAQVIGLADGGQDTVNAIKAARSFGVGTKNQRLAALLVFLSDVHALGLNDAQGLIYTDGFYWDFDNDTRTFSKRFEALNKGNKPTMVHAGVYSSVYHYLKAAAATKSHDWKVVTQKMREIPIHDAVMRNASIRPDGRVIHDMYLYQVKTPAESKAPWDYLKLLSTIPAQQAFKPMDASCSLTK, from the coding sequence ATGGGTTTGCTGGGAAGCGGCCAGGCACTGGCCCAGGACAGCGACGTCTACAAGGTCGGCATCCTGACCGACATGTCGGGGCCGTATTCGGCGATGGGCGGCCCGGGTTCGGTGGTGGCGGCCAAGATGGCGATCGAAGATTGCATGAAGGCTGAATGCAAGGGCATGAAAATCGAATTGCTCACTGCCGATCATCAAAACAAGGCCGACATCGGCGCTTCCAAGGCACGCGAATGGATCGACCGCGACAAGGTTGATGCGATTGCCGACTTGACCAATTCTTCGGTAGCGCTGGCGGTGCAGCGGCTGATCCGCGACAAGGGCGGCATTGCCATGTACAGCGGCCCGGCCACCACCGTGTTGACCAATGCTGAATGCGCGCCGAATGGTTTCCACTGGATGTTCGATACTTACTCGCAGGCTGCCGGCGCAGCCGCCGCGCTGACCAAGATGGGACAGAAATCCTGGTACTTCGTAACCGTCGACTACGCCTTTGGTCAATCGCTGGAAAAGGATGCCGGCGATATGGTCAAGAGCCTCGGCGGCACCGTGGTCGGCTCGGTTCGCCATCCCTTGAACGCCAGCGACTTCTCGTCCTTCCTGCTGCAAGCCCAGAGCTCGAAGGCGCAAGTGATCGGTCTGGCGGATGGTGGCCAGGATACGGTCAATGCGATCAAGGCGGCGCGCTCGTTCGGCGTCGGTACCAAGAACCAGCGTCTGGCGGCGTTGCTGGTGTTCCTGTCAGACGTCCATGCGCTGGGTCTCAACGATGCCCAAGGCCTGATCTATACCGACGGCTTTTACTGGGATTTTGATAACGACACACGCACTTTCTCCAAACGTTTCGAAGCGCTCAACAAAGGCAACAAACCGACCATGGTGCATGCCGGCGTGTACTCCAGCGTCTACCACTACCTGAAGGCGGCGGCGGCCACTAAATCCCACGATTGGAAAGTGGTCACGCAAAAAATGCGCGAGATTCCGATTCACGATGCCGTGATGCGTAACGCATCGATCCGTCCTGATGGCCGGGTGATCCACGACATGTATCTGTATCAGGTGAAAACACCAGCCGAATCGAAAGCGCCGTGGGATTACCTGAAGCTGCTGTCGACGATTCCGGCGCAGCAAGCCTTTAAGCCAATGGACGCTTCTTGTTCGTTGACTAAGTAA
- a CDS encoding LysR family transcriptional regulator has product MLNWDNLRVFLELTRSQGLVEAAKKLGIDHSTVSRRMRRFEEQVGSQLFERNNQGYTLTAEGHRLIEYAERVESTVYAAAEELSGHNRLLSGQVRLGATEGFGTFVLAPHLAHFCARHPHITVDLLPVPRFVNLSKREADIGVTIERPQSGNYVVTKLTDYLLKLYATRSYLENHAPIKTVQDLASHPFIGYVDDLVFSEELRYKDNVAPTAFRAFRSTSVIAQYTAARSGQGLAILPCFLAQQSDDLVPVLDGQVDIQRAFWLVAATETRNVARVAALWRYLREAIEPNRAFLMGESREMVYSAGSGQA; this is encoded by the coding sequence ATGCTGAATTGGGACAACCTGCGCGTCTTCCTGGAACTGACGCGCAGCCAGGGCCTGGTCGAGGCCGCCAAGAAACTCGGAATCGATCACTCCACCGTATCGCGCCGCATGCGCCGCTTCGAAGAGCAAGTCGGCAGCCAGCTGTTCGAACGCAATAACCAGGGCTACACCCTGACCGCCGAAGGGCATCGCCTGATCGAATACGCGGAGCGGGTGGAAAGCACGGTGTACGCCGCCGCAGAAGAACTCAGCGGCCACAACCGCCTGCTGTCGGGCCAGGTGCGGTTGGGCGCCACCGAAGGTTTTGGCACCTTTGTCCTGGCGCCGCACCTGGCGCATTTTTGCGCACGCCATCCGCACATCACCGTTGACCTGCTGCCGGTGCCACGTTTCGTCAACCTGTCCAAGCGCGAAGCCGATATCGGCGTCACCATCGAGCGCCCGCAAAGCGGCAACTATGTCGTCACCAAGCTGACCGACTACCTGCTCAAGCTGTACGCCACCCGCTCCTACCTGGAAAATCACGCGCCGATCAAGACAGTCCAAGATCTCGCCAGCCATCCGTTTATCGGCTATGTCGACGACCTGGTGTTCAGTGAAGAACTGCGCTACAAGGACAACGTCGCGCCAACCGCATTCCGTGCCTTCCGTAGCACCAGCGTCATCGCCCAGTACACTGCCGCGCGCAGCGGCCAGGGCCTGGCGATCCTGCCCTGCTTCCTGGCTCAGCAAAGCGACGACCTGGTGCCGGTGCTGGACGGCCAGGTCGATATCCAGCGTGCATTCTGGTTAGTGGCGGCGACCGAAACCCGCAATGTCGCCCGGGTAGCCGCGCTGTGGCGCTACCTGCGCGAGGCGATCGAGCCTAATCGGGCATTCCTGATGGGTGAGTCGCGTGAGATGGTGTATTCAGCGGGATCAGGTCAAGCATGA
- a CDS encoding M14 family metallopeptidase — protein sequence MQTLEQIRAKLHDYPIEVAFPNIAEWQVGNTGVDYIHTFDSGVAGPHAMILALTHGNEVSGAITVDKLLRAGLRPLKGRLTLGFGNVEAYHRFDSRAPDASRFIDEDMNRVWSAERLDGCDDSQELRRARALRPIIDSVDFLLDLHSMHEEAPPLMLSGPLEKGIRFAIDIGVPEHVIVDAGHANGKRLRDYDAFGDPASPKNALLIETGQHFSIRSKDVALDAASRFLVQTGVVAAVDVTDFMQRATLSAQHVFEVTQPVIADTMDFEFMQDFRGLELIARAGTVIAHDGDKEIVTPYDDCVIIMPSLRHLGPGVTVMRLARVLNNW from the coding sequence ATGCAAACCTTGGAACAGATTCGTGCAAAGCTGCATGACTATCCGATCGAAGTAGCTTTCCCCAATATCGCCGAATGGCAAGTCGGCAACACCGGCGTCGATTACATCCACACATTCGACAGCGGCGTAGCCGGTCCGCATGCCATGATCCTGGCGCTTACCCACGGCAATGAAGTCAGCGGCGCCATCACCGTAGACAAGCTGCTGCGCGCGGGATTGCGCCCGCTCAAAGGGCGCCTTACGCTCGGCTTCGGCAACGTCGAGGCCTACCATCGCTTCGATAGCCGCGCTCCGGATGCATCGCGTTTCATTGATGAAGACATGAACCGGGTCTGGTCTGCGGAGAGGCTTGACGGCTGCGATGACTCGCAGGAATTGCGCCGGGCGCGAGCGCTGCGGCCGATCATCGACAGCGTGGATTTCCTGCTTGACCTGCACTCCATGCACGAAGAGGCGCCGCCGCTGATGCTCAGTGGCCCGCTGGAAAAAGGCATCCGTTTTGCAATAGACATTGGCGTGCCTGAACACGTGATCGTCGATGCCGGCCACGCAAACGGCAAGCGGCTGCGCGACTACGACGCCTTCGGCGATCCGGCCAGCCCGAAGAATGCCTTGCTGATCGAGACCGGGCAACATTTTTCAATTCGCAGCAAGGACGTCGCGCTGGATGCCGCGTCCCGCTTCCTGGTCCAGACCGGTGTGGTCGCGGCAGTTGATGTCACCGATTTCATGCAGCGCGCCACGCTTTCGGCACAGCATGTCTTCGAGGTGACGCAGCCGGTCATTGCAGACACAATGGATTTCGAGTTCATGCAGGATTTTCGCGGATTGGAATTGATTGCACGCGCCGGCACCGTCATCGCACACGATGGCGACAAGGAGATTGTCACGCCGTACGACGACTGCGTGATCATCATGCCATCGCTACGCCATCTCGGCCCTGGCGTCACCGTCATGCGTTTGGCTCGCGTACTGAACAACTGGTAA
- a CDS encoding DsbA family oxidoreductase, with protein sequence MNNALKIDFVSDVVCPWCAIGLAGLNIALERLTPETHVDFTVHPFELNPGMPAAGQEQLEHITEKYGITADQARINREQIRARAAAVGFTMNRNDASRVYNTFDAHRLLAWAKEKNAQATLKLVLLKAYFTDGKNISDRTVLAQLAIQAGLDGAEANEVLASDRFAQEVKEEETLWAQRGISSVPAVIVNDRYLISGGQPPEVFEEQLRAILASDERD encoded by the coding sequence ATGAATAACGCTTTGAAAATCGATTTCGTCTCCGATGTCGTATGCCCCTGGTGTGCGATCGGGCTGGCGGGTCTCAATATTGCGCTCGAACGCCTCACTCCGGAGACGCACGTCGACTTCACCGTCCACCCCTTCGAGCTCAACCCTGGTATGCCCGCAGCCGGGCAGGAGCAACTTGAACATATCACCGAAAAATACGGCATCACCGCTGATCAGGCGCGCATCAACCGCGAACAGATTCGGGCCAGGGCGGCTGCCGTCGGTTTCACCATGAACCGCAATGACGCCAGCCGTGTCTACAACACTTTCGACGCGCATCGTCTGCTTGCCTGGGCAAAAGAGAAGAATGCGCAAGCAACGCTCAAACTGGTCTTGCTCAAGGCCTATTTCACCGACGGGAAAAACATCTCGGACAGGACTGTGCTGGCGCAACTTGCCATCCAGGCCGGCCTGGATGGCGCCGAAGCCAACGAAGTACTGGCATCGGATCGCTTTGCTCAGGAAGTGAAGGAGGAGGAAACGCTATGGGCCCAGCGCGGCATCAGCAGCGTGCCCGCAGTCATCGTGAATGATCGCTACCTGATCTCGGGCGGCCAGCCGCCTGAGGTATTTGAAGAGCAGCTTCGGGCGATCCTGGCGAGCGACGAGCGGGATTGA
- a CDS encoding tetratricopeptide repeat protein: MKKLIVVLLATWCCGCVTGKVPASMHSSRSIDLNASLTEAKEAHELHDYLRERQLLEPLAKDGNAEAQAMLGFLYRFGLGVTENHTESVSCFQKAAAQGNAWAQQSYGAALLKGDGVVQDIAQGIVWLRKAGDNGFVGAYATLGDLYLHGKGVAKDLKNGLAYYSMAADGGDGGANFVLGSMYEQGIEVDKDLTKAALWYSKGAELGFFMCQYNLSLLYTSGFGVPQDLVEAYKWAELAANSGPPDATTLRDFLKPRLSEVQRAKAERLVSDWQATHQKRKWQQL, translated from the coding sequence ATGAAAAAACTTATTGTCGTTTTACTTGCAACATGGTGTTGTGGATGTGTAACCGGTAAGGTGCCCGCCAGCATGCATTCATCCCGATCCATTGACTTGAATGCCTCTCTGACAGAGGCCAAGGAGGCCCATGAACTGCACGATTATCTCAGAGAGCGTCAACTGCTCGAACCGCTTGCAAAAGACGGAAATGCGGAAGCACAGGCTATGCTCGGTTTCTTGTATCGGTTCGGTCTGGGTGTCACTGAGAATCACACCGAGTCTGTGAGCTGCTTTCAAAAGGCAGCGGCGCAAGGAAACGCGTGGGCGCAACAGAGTTATGGTGCAGCTCTGTTGAAAGGAGATGGGGTCGTACAGGATATTGCTCAGGGCATTGTCTGGCTGCGGAAGGCGGGCGACAACGGATTTGTCGGTGCCTACGCTACTCTTGGGGATCTTTATCTTCATGGAAAGGGGGTCGCGAAAGATCTAAAAAATGGACTGGCGTACTATTCAATGGCTGCCGATGGCGGGGATGGAGGGGCGAATTTCGTGCTCGGTTCTATGTATGAACAAGGGATCGAGGTTGACAAGGACCTGACGAAAGCGGCGCTCTGGTACAGCAAGGGTGCTGAACTTGGCTTCTTCATGTGCCAATACAATCTTTCCTTACTGTATACAAGCGGCTTCGGTGTACCTCAAGATTTGGTTGAGGCCTACAAATGGGCCGAGCTCGCCGCAAACTCAGGGCCGCCTGACGCCACTACCTTGCGTGACTTTCTGAAGCCAAGACTGAGTGAGGTTCAGCGTGCCAAGGCGGAGCGCCTAGTTAGCGATTGGCAAGCCACCCACCAGAAACGCAAATGGCAGCAGCTTTAA
- a CDS encoding helix-hairpin-helix domain-containing protein yields MPTYLERSAVVKLEDLPNIGKAGAADLRCIGIERPDQLVGKSPLQMYETLCAKTGARHDPCVIDVFMSAVRYMEGAEPLPWWSYTAERKRLLKSG; encoded by the coding sequence ATGCCCACTTATCTGGAAAGAAGCGCAGTGGTAAAGCTGGAAGACTTGCCGAACATCGGCAAGGCCGGCGCCGCTGACCTACGTTGCATTGGCATTGAACGCCCGGATCAATTGGTCGGCAAATCGCCGCTGCAGATGTATGAAACGCTTTGCGCAAAAACCGGCGCCCGCCATGATCCGTGCGTGATCGATGTGTTCATGTCGGCGGTACGCTACATGGAGGGTGCCGAACCGCTGCCGTGGTGGTCTTACACGGCCGAGCGCAAGCGCCTGCTCAAGTCGGGGTAA
- a CDS encoding Rrf2 family transcriptional regulator, protein MKSSRFAVATHILVSVEYATRCGEVFQPSTAIAASVNTNPVFVRELLRKLSKAKLVLTKEGKGGGAQLARPASAIGLDEIYRAVEEGPLLKHNTRSKDPCCPVSCSMNMVLDPVVSEVEDAMLAILKERKLSELVNQIGYKSKSA, encoded by the coding sequence ATGAAATCGAGTCGATTCGCAGTAGCCACACATATCCTTGTGAGCGTCGAGTACGCGACCAGGTGCGGTGAAGTGTTTCAGCCTTCGACGGCGATTGCTGCCAGTGTCAATACCAATCCGGTTTTCGTACGCGAGTTGTTACGCAAGTTAAGCAAGGCCAAGCTGGTGCTGACCAAGGAAGGCAAGGGCGGTGGCGCGCAACTGGCGCGGCCTGCAAGTGCAATCGGCCTGGATGAAATCTACCGGGCGGTGGAAGAGGGGCCTTTGTTGAAACACAACACGCGCTCGAAAGATCCGTGTTGTCCGGTCAGTTGCAGCATGAACATGGTGCTTGATCCTGTGGTCTCGGAAGTCGAGGATGCGATGTTGGCGATCCTCAAGGAGCGCAAGCTGTCCGAGCTGGTGAATCAGATTGGCTACAAGAGCAAGAGCGCATAA
- a CDS encoding LysR family transcriptional regulator gives MQLTWLEDFVELARTRSFSRAAENRFVTHPAFGRRIHALEQWVGAELVARTQPVSLTPAGLLFLDAASHTIDVLHAVRAQLQDTVQNSGETLRIATGRTLARTFFPGWYETINQRFGPFPVSVSTGGAQEVILRLASGDVDLLVIYSSPSTRLLIDPQRYESVTLAREMLLPVCAADAKGRPKFRLPATNPATPIPWLGFSQSLTLRGVLAKHLAGLPQKLSLHMVYQADSYESILEMAKRGAGLAWLPQSLVQEDLKQGNLLLVGDADMRVGFDISLYRMRGNSNALVKAIWDGVSSDAIDDN, from the coding sequence ATGCAATTGACCTGGCTTGAAGATTTTGTCGAGTTGGCGCGGACACGCAGCTTTTCTCGTGCGGCCGAAAACCGCTTTGTCACCCACCCGGCCTTTGGACGCCGTATCCATGCGCTGGAGCAATGGGTGGGTGCGGAACTGGTGGCACGTACGCAACCAGTATCCTTGACGCCGGCCGGCTTGCTGTTCCTCGATGCGGCATCGCATACGATCGATGTCTTGCATGCGGTCCGGGCGCAACTGCAGGACACCGTGCAGAATTCAGGCGAGACCTTGCGTATCGCTACCGGCCGCACACTGGCGCGCACATTTTTCCCGGGCTGGTACGAAACGATCAACCAGCGTTTTGGCCCCTTTCCAGTCTCGGTCAGCACCGGCGGCGCGCAAGAGGTCATCTTGCGCCTCGCTAGCGGCGATGTCGATCTGCTGGTGATTTATTCCAGTCCGAGTACGCGCTTGCTGATTGACCCTCAACGCTACGAATCCGTCACGCTGGCGCGCGAGATGCTGTTGCCTGTCTGCGCAGCGGATGCTAAGGGACGCCCCAAATTCCGTTTGCCTGCCACCAATCCGGCAACGCCTATTCCCTGGCTGGGTTTTTCCCAGTCGCTGACGCTGCGCGGCGTGCTCGCCAAACATCTGGCCGGCTTGCCACAAAAACTGTCGCTACACATGGTTTACCAGGCCGACTCCTACGAATCGATCCTGGAAATGGCCAAGCGCGGCGCCGGTCTGGCATGGCTGCCACAGAGCTTGGTGCAAGAGGATTTGAAGCAAGGCAATCTGCTGTTGGTGGGCGATGCCGACATGCGTGTCGGTTTCGACATCTCCCTGTATCGCATGCGGGGCAATAGCAATGCCTTGGTCAAAGCGATCTGGGACGGTGTTTCGTCCGACGCCATCGACGACAATTGA